Sequence from the Rhodohalobacter sp. 614A genome:
GGATTACCTCTCCCCTTACAGTAACAACGTTGCACTTTGCTGCGCTGTCGAAAAAATAGCAGATGTTGAAGTCCCCGAACGCGCCCACTATATACGAATGATTGGATGCGAACTGGCACGGATTTCCTCGCATCTCCTATGGTTAGGTACGATGGTGATGGATGCCGGGGCTGTTTCATTTTTCATCTGGACATTCAAGGAGCGGGAAAAGATTTATGATATCATGGACCGAATTGGCGGCCATCGGTTTACGATCTCACACTCCCGAATTGGCGGCGTAGCCAACGATCTTACCGATGAAGCCACAGGTGCCATCAAAGAATTTGTAAAAACGTTTCCCAACGAGCTTAAAGACTGGCACAAACTCCTGGACCGAAACCGGCTTTTTATCGACCGAAACGAAGCCGTAGGAGTTTTGAAAACCGAAGATGCGTTTGACATTGGCGCGACCGGCCCTGTTTTGAGGGCATCGGGTTACGCGATGGACATTCGGAAATTCACACCCTATGCCCGCTATTCTGAAGTAGATTTTGATGTACCAACCCGTCTTGAAGGAGATAATCTCGCACGATATTTCGTAAGAATGGAAGAGATGCACGAAAGCATTCGAATTATTGAACAGTGCCTTGAAAAACTACCGAAAGGCCCCGTTCGAATGGACGATGCCAAGAAATCATATCCTTCAAAAGATGAAGTATACTACTCCATGGAAGGGATGATTCACGATTTTATGATGACCGATACCGGAATTTGTCCGCCAGATGGAGCCGAAAGTTATCATGCTATTGAATCTCCAAAAGGTGAGTTGGGTTATTATATCCAAAGTGATGGAACCGGCCACCCATGGCGACTAAAAATCAATGCGCCGTCTTACACCAATTTACAAGTACTCGAAAATATTTTAGATGGTGAAATGGTGGCAGATACCGTTGTAATTATTGGTGGTGTAGATCCTGTATTAGGAGAAGCTGACAAATAAGAATTATGGCATACGAATTCACAAAAGACGATCTCGAAGCAATTGAGCAACTGAAGACAAAGTTTCCGGAAGTAAAACCGGTTACATTGCCCGCTCTGTGGATTGCTCAAAAACGATTTGGTCATGTGAATCCCGAAGTTCAGAAATTAGTTGCCGATACACTCGATCTTCCTCAAGCTCATGTTCATGGTGTGGCATCTTTTTACACTCAGTACTATAAGGAGGAAAAAGGCAAACATGTTCTGGATGTTTGTACCTGCCTGAGCTGCCAGATTTGCGGGGGGTATGACATTCTTCATTATCTCGAAGAAAAGCTGGATATCAAAGTGGGCGAAACCACTGAGGATGGGATGTTCACCCTCAATGAAGTGGAATGCCTTGGTGCTTGTGGATACGCCCCGATGTTGCAGGTAACCAATGACAAATATGTGAATCACCTGACACCAGAAAAAGTGGATACACTGATAGAAACTTTGAAAAAAGGTGAGAAACCGAAGTACGAACAAATCGGAATGCCCCGGCGAAAAAATATCAAGAAATAGATTATGAGTACACCCGACTGGAGAAATTTCGAGCCTGTTTTGATTCCCGATATCGCCGATCTGGATCAAATAGATGTATACGAAAAACACGGTGGATATAACGCACTTCGTTCCGTTTTTGAAGACAAGGACAAATGGCCTGAGCCCAAAAGTGTAACCAATGAAGTGAAAGCAGCCAATATTCGGGGGCGCGGTGGTGCCGGTTTTAATGCAGGGTTGAAATGGTCGTTCATGCCGCCGTCTGATGGCGGTCCAAGATACCTGGCCTGCAACGGTGATGAATCTGAGCCGGGTACATTTAAAGACCGAAAAATTTTTGAATACAATCCACACCTTTTCATTGAAGGCGCTCTGATCGCGGCTTATGCAATGGACGTGACCACAATTTACGTTTACATTCGCGGCGAATATAAAGCTTACATCGACATGATGGGAAAAGCCATTCAGGATGCGTATGACAAAGGCTATATCGGTGAAAACCTTTTCGGAACGGATCGGAAAATTGATTTTTATGTCTACTCAGGTGCCGGTGCTTATATCTGTGGTGAAGAAACAGCCATGCTTGAGTCACTTGAAGGAAAACGGGGATATCCACGAACAAAGCCTCCCTTCCCGGCCCAAAAAGGGTTATGGGGACGGCCAACAACCATCAACAACATTGAAACGCTGGCACATGTTCCCGGCGTAATAAATAATGGTGCAGATTGGTTTAAAAATATCGGCGCAGAAAATCATCCCGGACCGGTTCTTTACGGAATTTCCGGACATGTGAATCGGCCCGGAGTATATGAGCTTCCATCGGGCGTTCCGGTTTTGGAATTGATACACGAAGT
This genomic interval carries:
- the nuoD gene encoding NADH dehydrogenase (quinone) subunit D, with the protein product MKLSDITSKVQPTFFKEHQKKLYQSLEDKHTTIEEIDEGDPLTTKMVLNMGPQHPATHGVLRLVLQLDGETIEKTKIDIGYLHRGVEKIAENKTYQEFMPYTDRMDYLSPYSNNVALCCAVEKIADVEVPERAHYIRMIGCELARISSHLLWLGTMVMDAGAVSFFIWTFKEREKIYDIMDRIGGHRFTISHSRIGGVANDLTDEATGAIKEFVKTFPNELKDWHKLLDRNRLFIDRNEAVGVLKTEDAFDIGATGPVLRASGYAMDIRKFTPYARYSEVDFDVPTRLEGDNLARYFVRMEEMHESIRIIEQCLEKLPKGPVRMDDAKKSYPSKDEVYYSMEGMIHDFMMTDTGICPPDGAESYHAIESPKGELGYYIQSDGTGHPWRLKINAPSYTNLQVLENILDGEMVADTVVIIGGVDPVLGEADK
- the nuoF gene encoding NADH-quinone oxidoreductase subunit NuoF; protein product: MSTPDWRNFEPVLIPDIADLDQIDVYEKHGGYNALRSVFEDKDKWPEPKSVTNEVKAANIRGRGGAGFNAGLKWSFMPPSDGGPRYLACNGDESEPGTFKDRKIFEYNPHLFIEGALIAAYAMDVTTIYVYIRGEYKAYIDMMGKAIQDAYDKGYIGENLFGTDRKIDFYVYSGAGAYICGEETAMLESLEGKRGYPRTKPPFPAQKGLWGRPTTINNIETLAHVPGVINNGADWFKNIGAENHPGPVLYGISGHVNRPGVYELPSGVPVLELIHEVAGGIRNDKKLKAVIPGGSSTPVLRADQLDGITMDADSLRTVGSMMGTAGMVVMDEDTDMVDVLWRIAHFYHHESCGQCTPCREGTGWLEKILLKIKNGEGEVKDLDLLLDLTTQMEGRTICALADAAAWPVRHTINRFRDEFEARCKKSVHALA
- a CDS encoding NADH-quinone oxidoreductase subunit NuoE family protein produces the protein MAYEFTKDDLEAIEQLKTKFPEVKPVTLPALWIAQKRFGHVNPEVQKLVADTLDLPQAHVHGVASFYTQYYKEEKGKHVLDVCTCLSCQICGGYDILHYLEEKLDIKVGETTEDGMFTLNEVECLGACGYAPMLQVTNDKYVNHLTPEKVDTLIETLKKGEKPKYEQIGMPRRKNIKK